The following are encoded together in the Aciduricibacillus chroicocephali genome:
- a CDS encoding amino acid permease yields MHSTEESNNHSAAGTVPVQKETNDLKRNLKARHLTMISLGGTIGTGLFLASGGAIHTAGPGGAIVSYLVIGIMVYFLMTSLAEMGAYMPVAGSFSTYATKFVDPSFGFALGWNYWYNWAITIAAELSAVTMIMKFWFPHTPSIIWSALFLVIMFLLNYLSVRGFGEAEYWFALIKVITVIIFLIFGALMIFGILGGETIGVKNFTIGDAPFHGGFMAMLGIFMAAGFSFQGTELLGVAAGETEDPGKSIPKAVKTVFWRILLFYVLAILAIGLIIPYTNGNLASDDVTVSPFTIVFQKAGIAFAASVMNAVILTAVLSAGNSGMYASTRMLWNLAREGKAPAFLGKLDKRGVPVNALIITSLVGTLAFLASLFGDGTVYVWLLNASGMSGFIAWLGIAICHYRFRRAFAAQGKSLDVLPYKAKLFPFGPLFAFAVCAFVVLGQNYSAFMGDHVDWYGVIVSYIGIPLFLALWLGYKFTKKTKMLHLKDCDLSN; encoded by the coding sequence ATGCATTCAACAGAAGAAAGTAACAATCATTCCGCTGCTGGTACGGTTCCTGTCCAGAAAGAAACGAATGACCTTAAGCGTAATTTAAAAGCACGTCACTTAACGATGATTTCCCTCGGTGGAACAATCGGAACAGGACTCTTCCTTGCAAGTGGCGGCGCGATCCATACTGCCGGTCCCGGTGGAGCAATCGTCTCCTATCTCGTAATCGGGATCATGGTCTATTTCTTAATGACGAGTCTTGCGGAAATGGGCGCTTACATGCCTGTTGCCGGAAGCTTCAGCACATATGCCACCAAGTTTGTCGACCCTTCATTCGGGTTTGCCCTTGGCTGGAACTATTGGTATAACTGGGCAATTACGATTGCTGCAGAATTATCAGCCGTTACAATGATCATGAAATTCTGGTTCCCTCACACCCCCTCCATTATTTGGAGTGCTCTATTTCTCGTGATCATGTTCTTATTGAACTATTTGTCAGTAAGAGGATTCGGGGAAGCTGAATATTGGTTCGCCTTGATTAAAGTAATTACCGTAATCATCTTCCTCATCTTCGGAGCATTGATGATCTTCGGAATTCTCGGCGGCGAGACGATCGGCGTCAAGAACTTTACAATCGGAGATGCACCGTTCCATGGCGGATTCATGGCGATGCTCGGAATCTTCATGGCAGCCGGTTTCTCATTCCAAGGTACAGAGTTGCTTGGTGTTGCAGCTGGTGAAACAGAAGATCCTGGCAAATCCATTCCAAAAGCTGTAAAGACTGTGTTCTGGCGCATTCTGTTATTCTATGTACTTGCGATTCTTGCCATCGGCTTGATCATCCCTTATACAAACGGGAACCTTGCTAGTGACGATGTAACAGTAAGTCCGTTCACAATTGTCTTCCAAAAAGCAGGAATTGCCTTCGCTGCTTCTGTCATGAATGCAGTCATCCTGACAGCTGTCCTATCTGCAGGGAATTCCGGAATGTATGCTTCAACACGCATGCTCTGGAATCTAGCCCGTGAAGGAAAGGCACCTGCATTTCTTGGTAAACTCGATAAACGTGGCGTACCTGTCAACGCCCTGATCATAACATCCTTGGTCGGAACACTTGCCTTCCTTGCTTCACTGTTTGGTGATGGTACCGTTTATGTTTGGCTCCTGAATGCATCAGGAATGTCCGGATTCATCGCGTGGCTTGGCATCGCAATCTGCCACTACCGATTCCGTCGGGCTTTCGCTGCTCAAGGTAAGAGCCTGGATGTTCTGCCATACAAGGCAAAGCTGTTCCCGTTCGGTCCACTATTCGCGTTTGCGGTTTGTGCTTTTGTCGTACTCGGACAGAACTATTCAGCCTTTATGGGTGACCATGTCGACTGGTATGGTGTCATCGTTTCCTATATCGGGATTCCGCTATTCTTAGCATTATGGCTTGGCTACAAATTTACGAAGAAGACAAAAATGCTTCATTTGAAAGACTGTGATTTGTCCAATTAA
- a CDS encoding DUF2691 family protein: protein MLRGVNVSLSESDGVSIRKLLEPMNFSAYCWKIDRDESYGENDQSLFPLEDTINGEEVNHSIKHGDSYTIYFLDMKAFPSEADMLEIETYHDFLESACEIIILVADGAYIEIYAKDFVLLKDIYENALKNSIEKVEYITEENDGRTRMTVW from the coding sequence TTGCTGCGTGGAGTAAATGTTAGCTTGTCAGAGAGTGATGGTGTTTCAATCAGAAAGTTGCTTGAGCCTATGAACTTCTCAGCATATTGCTGGAAGATAGACCGTGATGAATCTTATGGTGAAAATGATCAGTCTTTGTTCCCGCTGGAAGATACAATTAATGGAGAAGAAGTGAACCACTCAATTAAACATGGAGACTCCTATACTATTTATTTTTTAGACATGAAGGCTTTTCCAAGTGAAGCTGATATGTTGGAAATTGAGACTTATCATGACTTTCTGGAAAGTGCTTGCGAAATCATTATCCTTGTTGCTGATGGCGCCTACATAGAAATCTATGCCAAAGATTTTGTTTTATTGAAAGATATATATGAAAATGCATTGAAAAATAGTATAGAAAAAGTCGAATATATAACAGAAGAAAATGATGGGAGAACAAGGATGACAGTTTGGTAG
- a CDS encoding 5-methyltetrahydropteroyltriglutamate--homocysteine S-methyltransferase, which translates to MTNTAAKAPFRADHVGSLLRPERIHKARKDFQEGSITSEELYLIETEEIKKIVDKQIEVGLQAVTDGEFRRRFWHTDFLEHLNGVEGYVPEHGFKFKGEETERYDIRVNGRISFNADHPHIKEFVEFKEIVGDRAVAKQTIPSPNQLFNAGIRNKDIYPDIEEYAEDIIKTYRDAIKAFYDAGCRYLQLDDVYIAGLNAPEIPFNDSAYTREQLIQLALRVANGVLEGKPEDLTITTHLCRGNYRSNWAFEGSYAKIAPTLFAKEKVDGFFLEYDDDRSGDFTPLEHIPNGGPRVVLGVFTSKHGKLEDKENIKARVEEATQYVPLKQLCISPQCGFASTHHGNILTEEEQWAKLKYVVDIAKEIWG; encoded by the coding sequence ATGACAAACACAGCAGCGAAAGCGCCATTCAGAGCAGATCATGTAGGGAGCTTGCTTCGTCCGGAGCGAATCCATAAGGCAAGAAAGGATTTCCAGGAAGGCAGCATTACTTCCGAGGAATTGTATCTGATAGAAACAGAAGAAATTAAGAAGATTGTTGATAAGCAAATTGAAGTCGGACTGCAGGCCGTTACAGATGGTGAATTCCGCCGCAGATTCTGGCATACAGATTTCCTTGAGCATTTGAACGGCGTAGAAGGCTATGTGCCTGAACATGGCTTCAAATTCAAAGGAGAAGAAACGGAACGCTACGATATTCGAGTAAATGGAAGAATCTCATTCAACGCAGATCATCCGCATATTAAGGAATTTGTTGAGTTCAAGGAAATCGTTGGGGACCGTGCTGTTGCCAAACAGACCATTCCAAGCCCGAACCAGTTGTTCAACGCGGGCATTCGCAACAAAGATATTTATCCGGATATTGAAGAATACGCAGAGGATATCATCAAGACGTACCGCGATGCAATCAAGGCTTTTTATGATGCGGGCTGCCGCTATTTGCAGCTTGATGACGTATATATCGCTGGCCTGAACGCACCGGAAATTCCCTTCAATGACAGTGCCTATACTCGTGAACAGCTTATTCAATTGGCATTGCGCGTTGCGAACGGTGTACTTGAAGGCAAGCCGGAAGATCTCACGATTACAACACATCTCTGCCGTGGTAACTACCGCTCCAACTGGGCGTTCGAAGGCAGCTACGCGAAAATCGCGCCAACTTTGTTCGCTAAGGAAAAAGTGGACGGGTTCTTCCTTGAGTACGATGATGACCGCTCCGGTGATTTCACTCCGCTGGAACACATTCCAAATGGCGGTCCTCGTGTCGTCCTCGGCGTATTCACTTCAAAGCACGGCAAATTGGAAGATAAAGAAAACATCAAAGCCCGTGTGGAAGAAGCGACACAATACGTGCCATTGAAACAATTGTGCATCAGCCCGCAATGCGGTTTCGCTTCCACTCACCACGGAAACATTTTGACTGAAGAGGAACAGTGGGCGAAGTTGAAATATGTTGTAGATATTGCGAAAGAGATTTGGGGATAA
- a CDS encoding LysE/ArgO family amino acid transporter: MEAMIHGVILAFGLILPLGVQNVFVFTQGATQPKLLSAFPATITAAICDTFLILVAVFGLSVIVLQFEWLRLGLMSAGILFLMYMGYSIWRSSPSTSTVGKALPINKQIVFALSVSLLNPHAIIDIVGVIGTSALKYAGTDQILFTITCIAVSWVWFFALTLAGNSMKRLERSGNLMTIFNKCSALFIWGTAVYLLIGLVG, encoded by the coding sequence ATGGAAGCAATGATACATGGAGTCATTCTCGCATTTGGACTCATATTGCCGCTTGGCGTCCAAAATGTTTTTGTATTTACACAAGGAGCTACACAGCCAAAGCTGCTGAGTGCATTTCCTGCAACGATTACAGCCGCCATTTGTGACACATTCCTCATCCTTGTCGCTGTGTTCGGGTTATCGGTAATCGTTTTGCAGTTCGAGTGGCTGCGTCTTGGGTTGATGAGCGCAGGCATACTATTTTTAATGTATATGGGTTATTCAATTTGGCGATCCAGTCCTTCTACTTCAACAGTGGGGAAGGCGCTGCCAATTAACAAACAGATCGTCTTCGCCCTGTCTGTATCCTTGCTGAATCCTCACGCCATCATCGATATAGTTGGTGTGATTGGTACGAGCGCATTGAAATACGCCGGTACAGATCAAATCCTCTTCACAATTACGTGCATCGCCGTATCATGGGTCTGGTTCTTCGCATTGACATTGGCGGGCAACTCAATGAAGCGGCTCGAAAGATCAGGGAATTTGATGACTATTTTCAATAAATGCTCCGCTCTTTTCATTTGGGGAACGGCTGTTTATCTTCTAATTGGGCTTGTCGGTTGA
- a CDS encoding manganese efflux pump MntP produces the protein MDSNDLREMVSLLLLAGALGMDAFSVSLGLGMQKLRLKRIAIIGFVIGLFHMAMPYIGILLGQVISGRFGEWAELLGGLLLLGIGAQMFFSAFREQEEMLFQPAGFGLLLFAFTVSIDSFSAGLSLGLSQSKTLFVIAAFGVMSILLTWLGLLIGRKVRGFFGRYSELLGGSILAGFGLFTMFG, from the coding sequence ATGGATTCTAATGATTTGAGGGAAATGGTTTCATTGCTTCTACTTGCCGGGGCACTTGGCATGGACGCTTTCAGTGTAAGCCTTGGACTTGGCATGCAGAAGCTGCGTCTGAAACGAATTGCAATTATCGGTTTCGTAATCGGTTTATTTCATATGGCCATGCCATACATAGGGATTCTGCTTGGACAGGTTATCTCAGGCAGGTTCGGCGAATGGGCGGAGTTACTTGGAGGTTTGCTTTTGCTTGGCATTGGTGCTCAAATGTTCTTCTCAGCATTTCGCGAACAGGAAGAGATGCTGTTCCAGCCGGCCGGTTTTGGCTTGCTGCTGTTTGCTTTCACAGTGAGCATCGACAGCTTCTCGGCAGGATTAAGTCTTGGACTATCGCAATCAAAGACCTTATTTGTCATCGCGGCCTTTGGAGTTATGAGTATTTTGCTAACGTGGCTCGGTCTTTTGATCGGCAGAAAAGTACGCGGGTTCTTTGGAAGATATAGTGAATTGCTCGGGGGCAGCATTTTGGCTGGTTTCGGTCTGTTTACGATGTTTGGATAG
- a CDS encoding L-threonylcarbamoyladenylate synthase, with protein MMKTEHLKITDIHIDEEKIKKAAALLAKGELVAFPTETVYGLGADAANEVAVSGIFAAKGRPQDNPLIVHVASVEHCRELVQEIPDYAEKLMDRFSPGPITYVLPHRGGLADNVTAGLATVGIRIPDHPLALALIRESGCPIAAPSANTSGKPSPTTAFHVAEDLDGKIACIVDGGATGIGVESTVIDCTGKLPVVLRPGGITQEMIEEAIGEKLASTNGIPESDKPKAPGMKYRHYAPVLPLILVQGDASKIKEFVRKVESEGKRVAVLASKSTADHLDLPHVKVLGTEPNEIAANLYAALRHYTEKDADLLICEAFSRSGIGEAIMNRLAKAAEKHMIL; from the coding sequence ATGATGAAAACAGAACATTTAAAGATAACGGATATTCATATAGATGAAGAAAAAATAAAAAAAGCAGCTGCCCTGTTGGCGAAAGGGGAACTTGTTGCATTCCCGACTGAGACGGTTTATGGGCTTGGAGCGGATGCGGCGAATGAAGTGGCAGTGAGTGGAATATTTGCTGCGAAAGGCCGACCTCAGGATAATCCTCTTATTGTCCATGTTGCATCTGTGGAACATTGTCGGGAACTCGTACAGGAAATTCCTGATTATGCAGAGAAGCTGATGGACCGCTTTTCACCTGGGCCAATCACATATGTTCTTCCGCATAGAGGTGGCCTTGCCGATAACGTAACAGCAGGGCTTGCGACAGTCGGCATCCGAATTCCTGACCATCCGCTCGCGCTCGCCCTGATCCGGGAGAGTGGTTGTCCAATTGCGGCACCGAGCGCGAATACATCAGGCAAGCCAAGTCCGACGACAGCCTTTCATGTCGCTGAAGATCTTGATGGCAAAATTGCCTGCATTGTCGATGGTGGAGCGACTGGAATTGGTGTGGAATCAACTGTCATTGATTGTACTGGTAAGCTGCCTGTTGTGCTTAGACCTGGCGGCATTACGCAGGAAATGATTGAAGAGGCGATCGGGGAGAAACTTGCATCAACGAACGGAATCCCTGAATCGGACAAGCCGAAAGCACCTGGAATGAAGTATCGTCATTATGCTCCTGTTCTTCCGCTTATACTTGTCCAAGGCGATGCTTCTAAAATTAAGGAGTTTGTGCGAAAAGTAGAATCAGAAGGCAAACGTGTTGCTGTGCTCGCGAGCAAATCGACTGCGGATCATTTGGATCTTCCTCATGTCAAAGTGCTTGGCACAGAGCCCAATGAAATTGCGGCTAACCTTTATGCAGCACTGCGCCATTATACTGAAAAAGATGCCGATCTTCTAATTTGCGAAGCTTTCTCTCGTTCAGGTATTGGTGAAGCGATTATGAACCGGCTTGCAAAAGCTGCTGAAAAGCATATGATCCTATAG
- the spoIIR gene encoding stage II sporulation protein R, with translation MKKLITYSIAIIVIYFIIVNVLSLINTDKANAEDYQVIPDEAIRLRILANSDNDADQRLKRKVRDRISEEIAVWVEDIDDIEEARKLIASKTDTIQQMAAEVLAEEKSSQTVKVEYGKNIQFPVKMYGNYVYPAGEYEAVLITLGKGEGANWWCVLFPPLCFLDFSFGTTTASEDGLPKQPKQEVKVKFFLLEWLGLS, from the coding sequence ATGAAAAAACTAATTACTTACTCAATCGCAATTATTGTTATTTATTTTATAATCGTGAACGTACTTTCTCTTATAAATACAGATAAAGCAAATGCAGAAGATTATCAGGTCATCCCGGATGAAGCAATTCGTTTGCGCATTCTCGCTAACAGTGACAATGATGCAGACCAGAGATTAAAGCGTAAAGTCCGCGATCGCATTAGTGAAGAGATCGCAGTATGGGTTGAAGATATTGATGACATTGAAGAAGCACGCAAGCTGATTGCTTCTAAAACAGATACAATTCAGCAAATGGCAGCCGAAGTACTAGCAGAAGAGAAGAGCAGTCAGACGGTCAAGGTAGAGTATGGAAAGAACATTCAGTTCCCGGTTAAAATGTACGGAAACTATGTATATCCTGCAGGTGAATATGAGGCAGTACTCATTACACTTGGCAAAGGCGAAGGTGCCAACTGGTGGTGTGTTCTCTTCCCGCCGCTCTGCTTCCTAGACTTCTCATTCGGTACGACAACTGCTTCTGAAGACGGCCTGCCGAAACAACCGAAACAGGAAGTTAAAGTGAAGTTTTTCCTATTGGAATGGCTCGGTTTGTCATGA
- the prmC gene encoding peptide chain release factor N(5)-glutamine methyltransferase gives METKLYEVLKRASLFLEKNGAEPRVAEILLQHHLGLSRNDFFMKMRETVDEEKLAHFHNDVENHAQTGVPVQHLIGMEEFYGRMLKVNRDVLIPRPETEEVVAEAIRIAKTMNNDFFRIVDVGTGSGIIGITLALELPGAEVMAIDLSEKALHVARENAAELGADVRFMHGSFLEPLIEAGEKVDLIVSNPPYIPYNEKPNLSRTVTEYDPEMALFAENDGLAAYEAIVQQSSAVLNPEGGIVFEIGHDQGETVPTIIRNKFPEAHIQTLKDINGKDRIVTMQKKD, from the coding sequence ATGGAAACAAAATTGTATGAAGTCCTGAAACGGGCTTCTCTTTTTTTGGAAAAGAACGGAGCGGAACCACGTGTTGCAGAAATTCTTCTGCAGCATCATTTAGGTCTTTCACGCAATGATTTTTTCATGAAAATGCGTGAAACGGTTGATGAGGAAAAGCTCGCTCACTTTCACAATGATGTGGAAAACCATGCTCAGACCGGAGTTCCAGTCCAGCATCTGATCGGCATGGAGGAATTCTATGGTCGCATGTTAAAAGTGAACCGCGACGTGCTTATTCCAAGACCTGAGACAGAAGAAGTTGTTGCAGAAGCCATACGGATAGCGAAGACAATGAATAACGATTTTTTCCGCATTGTCGATGTCGGGACAGGGAGCGGCATTATCGGCATTACATTGGCGCTTGAACTGCCTGGAGCCGAGGTAATGGCTATTGATTTGTCCGAAAAAGCACTTCATGTAGCCAGGGAAAATGCTGCTGAACTTGGAGCGGATGTGAGATTCATGCACGGAAGTTTCCTGGAGCCGTTAATAGAAGCGGGTGAAAAAGTCGATCTCATCGTTTCGAACCCGCCGTACATTCCCTATAATGAAAAACCAAATCTCTCACGGACAGTAACTGAATACGACCCGGAGATGGCTTTGTTTGCAGAGAACGATGGGCTTGCTGCGTATGAAGCAATTGTGCAGCAATCAAGCGCAGTCTTGAATCCAGAAGGTGGTATCGTGTTCGAAATCGGCCATGATCAGGGAGAAACGGTGCCGACGATTATCCGAAACAAATTCCCAGAGGCTCACATACAGACCTTAAAAGACATCAATGGCAAAGACCGAATCGTAACAATGCAAAAGAAAGATTAA
- the prfA gene encoding peptide chain release factor 1: MLDQLQSLEDRYDKLNEMLSDPEIISDTNKLREYSKEQSGLEDVVVAYREYKDVTTGLKDAKEMLEEESDSEMIELAKAEIDELEQRKEALEDEMKILLLPKDPNDEKNVIMEVRGAAGGDEAALFAGDLYRMYSRYAEANGWKTEVIDANTTGVGGYKEIIFIVNGKGAYSRLKFENGAHRVQRVPETESGGRIHTSTATVVVMPEAEEVEVDIHEKDIRVDTFASSGPGGQSVNTTMSAVRLTHVPTGIVVSCQDEKSQIKNKEKAMKVLRARIYDKFQQEAQAEYDDARKSAVGTGDRSERIRTYNFPQNRVTDHRIGLTIQKLDQILEGKLDEIVDALVMEDQTKRLSQIGE, translated from the coding sequence GTGCTTGATCAATTGCAATCATTGGAAGACCGTTATGATAAATTGAATGAAATGCTGAGTGATCCTGAGATCATCAGTGATACGAACAAGTTGCGTGAATACTCCAAGGAGCAGTCTGGCCTGGAGGATGTCGTAGTAGCATATCGCGAATATAAAGATGTGACGACTGGACTGAAAGATGCGAAAGAGATGCTTGAAGAAGAGTCGGATTCTGAAATGATCGAGCTCGCCAAAGCGGAGATCGATGAGCTTGAACAGCGTAAGGAAGCACTTGAAGATGAGATGAAAATTCTCCTCTTGCCCAAGGATCCGAACGATGAGAAGAACGTTATTATGGAAGTACGTGGAGCGGCTGGCGGAGACGAGGCGGCATTGTTCGCAGGAGACCTTTACCGCATGTATTCCCGTTATGCCGAGGCAAATGGCTGGAAGACGGAAGTTATTGATGCGAATACGACAGGTGTCGGTGGATATAAGGAAATCATTTTCATCGTGAACGGAAAAGGTGCATACTCACGTCTGAAGTTCGAAAACGGAGCGCATCGCGTACAGCGTGTGCCGGAAACAGAATCAGGCGGCCGCATTCATACATCAACAGCGACAGTTGTCGTTATGCCGGAAGCGGAAGAAGTCGAAGTCGACATTCATGAAAAAGATATCCGAGTTGATACATTTGCATCAAGCGGCCCGGGTGGACAGAGTGTTAACACGACGATGTCTGCAGTCCGTTTGACACACGTTCCGACTGGCATTGTTGTATCATGCCAGGACGAGAAGTCTCAGATCAAGAACAAGGAAAAGGCGATGAAAGTTCTTCGCGCCCGTATCTATGATAAGTTCCAGCAAGAGGCGCAAGCTGAGTATGATGATGCTCGTAAATCGGCTGTCGGTACAGGGGATCGTTCTGAGCGTATCCGTACGTACAACTTCCCTCAGAACCGCGTGACGGATCACCGCATCGGCTTGACAATTCAGAAGCTTGACCAGATTCTTGAAGGCAAGCTGGATGAAATCGTCGACGCACTCGTCATGGAAGACCAGACGAAGCGCCTGTCCCAGATCGGAGAATAA